Below is a window of Malania oleifera isolate guangnan ecotype guangnan chromosome 1, ASM2987363v1, whole genome shotgun sequence DNA.
ttaattaagaaattaaagtTGCATAGACATCCACTTTGGGACTTCATCAATCATTCAGTATAGGAAACACCAAGCACAAGAAAAAGTAAAgtaattaaacaattttttttttaaatgtgaccAAACAAGTAATTATGCGTGAAATTAATACTACTttactatttttcttttaaaaaaaaaaatacaattctaCAAACAATAAACTtcatttgtaaaaaaataaaaaatcttcttTTAGACACAATAtgtcaattcaaaattttaaaagtatgCAATTAATTTTTAGGATTTGCAGGtttggatttaaaattttattggatgatatataaaattgtattaaaatttgtccaaatttattcaaatccaaattcaaaattctAAATGCATACTCTCAAACACTACCTATTATGTCACAACTAAACCTTCAATTGTGAGTAATAAGTTCATGTATTACATACTATCATTCGAGCCAAGTTGGCTGTAGTGGGAAGGACAATTTGTAACTTTAGTGACTCCAAAGTCACGACTTCGATTCCCTATTGAGGAGTGCATTAATGGGCAGATAGTTTTCATCCCCCGGATTTGGTGCCGCATTATAGTATCCAAAGTGGCGCGATGGTGGCTGGAGTTTcggattataaaaaaaataaaaatttaaggaaTAGTCATATTCActaaattgatatatatatatatatatttgtcatattaacataacataaattaataatttacaTGTAGAAAAAGAATTTGTTGTCTTTTAGAATATAAATTGATTTAAAATAAAGAGTGCATCATTTACTTTTAAGAGAATAATCtgatttataattatatttatatttgttcaactaataatttaaaattgatatattttttaaattaatgcaCGTTAACTTTGAAACTTCCTTCAactttcactattttttttttctcaaaaaacaATGAGGTACAGGAAGACGCAGACATGTGGTCTGAGGTATGAATGATAATTGGTGCGAAACATGAAATAATTTAGAATCATCCATTGAAGGTTTTATGATTTTGTAAATGTCGTTTTGGGACATGGTCCatctgtgagagagagagagagagagagagaagacttAAGAGATAAGTTGGGAGGTCTCTTTCCATGGTTTGGTGATTGGTCCTTCCCACTACAATGGCAATATTCAATTAATGTGGGATTATTATAATCATGTTTACTAATTGATAAGACATTAAGTGCTTATCCGCTGCAGTCTGCTCCGCTCCTCAGAGAAGCAACCTCGCTTATACTTTTCTCTTCCGTTGAATTTTTTACTGAATCGCCATTTCTGCAAGCTCCGCTGTTCCACATCTACGCTGTTGCGAATGCGAATGCTGAGTTGATGAGCCATGTCTCTCGATATCTCCACCCTTGAAGCtaggtctctccctctctctctctctctctctctctctctctctctctctctcttcgtttaGCTCTGGTGAATTTGGTTTACAGAATGGTTGGGCACACGGGCTGTGATTGATCTCCGGGAAAATTATGAGAGGGAAAgggaatggaaatggaaattttgTAATGCCTTCGTTGTTTGTTTACTTCCGAAGTAGAGGGAAAGTCAACTTAACGGTcgaatttttctttcttttttttggcGGACTAATTGGGTGATTTTTACCATTTTATTTTCGTGTAGTTTTTTCTCAAACCAATTAGAGCAACAACAAATTTTCGCTTCTTCTTCCCCCCTCTTAAGCTTCTTTTTCATTCTAAGCTGCAAATTCATAAAAATCCGTGGCAGAAACACACGAGGGTTGCTATTTGCCAGTAATCATTGTTTTTTTCTCTCTGGGTGAGCTGCTATAATCACGAGAATCATGGGTAAAGCAACTTGATTGCTAAGATTGGAAGTTTATTTCGATTAATTACTTAGAAAAGTTAGGAAAAAGGGGGTTCGGCAGTTGTTGGCGGATCGAAATTCAGCTAAGGAATTGAATGGTTACGAAAATGATTTGATAGCTTTAACGTGGTTCTTTGTTTATGACTTGCTATATTTGTATTCTCCACgaaaaggaaaatcaaaactgGGTATTTGTAGTGTTACGtctttgattgaagtattgaacAGAATGGCCTGTTGCAGGACAAACTACCATATATGCATATACCCCCCTTTCCTATTCCATCTTTCCCTCTTCCTTTATTCCCATATATGCAGATTTCCTTTAGCGTGTGAAATTATGGTGTTGATTGTTTCAAATGTTTATGTATGTTGCCTGATAGTTCACTAAGTTGAGTAGACATTGGTTACTTTATAGGGAAGGGCATTCAATATTTGAGTGGGTAGTATTATTTCATCGTCTGTAGGATTTTAGAAGTTTGaagtttccatatatatatatatatatatatatatatatatatatatattgaattataAAAAAGTTTATTTTTGCATAGGAGAGGTATACAAGAACTAACAAGTACAAAAACACCACTTACTCTGCCACTTAGAAGATAGTCGTGCTTGTTTCTAGGATTGTTTCCAGcacaaaataccaaaaaaaaatctTCGGGGGATAAAACTACAGAAACATTTCATAAAGAGTAGATAGTAATAGTATGAAGAGTTTTGGTGACCatatttctttcttcaatttGTCTGTGCAGTTCTTGAATGCATATTGTTATTGCCATGCTCATTATTCTCTTTGATGCTTCATTATTCTTTTTAATGTTTTTTGAGTTAATAGTGTGCTTTGATTTTGATGGTAGGTACCTTGAATCTTGCGAGAGGAATGAGGTGGCACCTAATGTGGCTGTGTTATCATGGTTTAATAAGGTCAGTCTTAATTTGACTTGCTTGAAACTACCATTAATCATAAAGAAAAAGTATTTGAAAAGTAGTTGGTttcttttttagaattttttccaCCATGATCAATACAAGTGAGATTGTCATTTTTAAATGAAATATGGTTTTGGATAGATATGTTGCAAATGAAGGCTAGGAGAAGCTCCAAGCAGAGGAATTGTTTTAGTTAGGTGTTTGAAAGACGATAAAAGGCACATTCTTTACAGGTTTATGATCCACAAGAACATTGTCTAGTAGATGGGGAACATGCACTATAGTACCATGAGTTGTGTGGTTGAGGGTAGGTAGTGGTGGTGATGTGGGACTTTTAGAGGTAGTTCTGGTGACAATGTAATAAATGATAATTATGGTAGTGCAGTTAGTGGGTAGGGATTTCTATTGGTGGTGGTGAACTATTGACTATGTCCTGCTAAAGTTCCATTATGCAAACAATTGTGGTAATTGAGAACTGAAGTACACCATTTGCTGCTGTGATATTTTTGGGAATACAGGGTTTAGTAAACTTCTATTACAGTATCTTCAATATATTGTAGATAAAATACTTGACAAGTTACTTGCATTAAAGGATGATATAGCCCCGGAATGAATTAATGACAGTGAAATGGCATGTTCAACATAAATTTGGTGGAGCTTCCTTTATAAAATGATAAATGGGGGTAGATGGTACATCTTGACAAATGTGTATTTTCCTATGTCCCATAAGCTTTCTGGTGACAGTTTTACTGTCCAATATTAAAAGATCATATGTGATATTCTTCTATTGTATCAAGTGGTTAACCAGTCTTTtcatgttctttttttttttggtaaaaaatgGTTAAAGAGGTTTTGATGCTATGCATCTTTTATTCTAGTTTCTATacctttctttttgtttttttgactTCAAGTGTTTGAAATAAGGTTGGTTGTTTATGAACCACAAAAAGAGATGACGCTATTGTTAGAACAAGTGAGTTTCGAAAAGAATGTGGTTACTTAAATTTTAATTGGAAAATTAATGGAAAATAGGGGCATTCTTTGTTAggatcggaggagcccatggttgggcttgatatacatgggtaaataccaacttgacccaaaagtttaagtctattgggtcttgggcccaataatgtatataagcacctatcatccactcaaatttttcaatgtaggacaaactcacaagtggaattctcaacaatctccccctcacttgtgagttccaactgttctcccttgaacggaaaccgtctCCCTTCTGAGAGGAAGCCCAATTCTCTAATAgctgctcaagtgggccttaccactagcATCTTACGTGtgtcggattgcattccacgtgcctccgaaccaatcctacctctcatgtcttgactctattcggatccatccccaacctagatgatccttattggtctcggtcacacacttggtcctccaactgttagcacgtcaggagaattagtttcacgtctcaACTTTTTATGATGTTGCttacccagagttacgaaccatcggttctgataccacttgttaggaccggaagagcccatgggtgggcttgatacacatgggtgaacactaacttgacccaaaagcatccactcaaattttccaatgtgagacaaactcacaagtggaattcttaacatTTTAAGGTGCAATGTTAAATGTTTTGGCCTGTCAATGCAAGTGTGTAGATTCGAGATCTGATGTTGGACAGTTCATTCAAAAATTCTGTAGGCTGAAGTTTAGGACTCCCCACCTCACCCATACtcccaaaagaaaaagaaaaaataaaagagagcGAGCGAAAAGTTTAGGAAACTGTCTAAGCCTCTTTCCCAAGATCTCATTTAGTGGGACCAACTTTGAGGAATGGGATTTTAGATGACTTGATGACAACTCTTTGTAATCTCATTTGGGCTTCGAAGATCTTCTGCAAACATGTGAAGAGATATTAGTCCATGTAGTCCTTATCTCTTACTAAGATTGGTGATCAGTGAGCCAGTCATGTGAAGTGTTCTGTCTGTTGTAGTTGGACTATCAGAAGATGCAAATAATTGAAAGGCCTTCCTACTCTTTCCCTGCAGTGTTTTTCTTGTATCCGCAAGCATCTTTTCATGCCCAGCGGAGTCATTTTGGTTAGTTTAAAATGTTTAATGCCATGAACAAAGGGATTCTGGTTAAAATATGTATTCTTAATGTGGACATGAGTTCTAATAAAAATATGGCATGCAAAACTTAGTATTCTCCCTACTCATATTTTGCTGCATGTTACCGGTATTTCATTTGGGTATAAAACTTATTTTCGGTGAATCATGGATAAGAAACTTGAACATAAAATTGACTTTTTAAAGCCTGCATCATTTTTCTGTTTATTGTGCTAAGTTTTTGCCTTATTATCCAGGCTAAAATTCAGAAATCCCATCACAAGAAATGTTGCATAGTGGTTTTATTGGACCAtctaaaggatgctgatttttctCCTCTTATTGATGTATTCACGGCAATTGACTCCTCCAATACTGATGCTGTTGACATACTTAACGAATCACCCTGCATCTTGAATGAAGAATACGTAATGTCTTTGATGCGCACAATAAACTTGAAGCTCCGAGTTGTTGATCTCCAGGATATGTCATTTGGAAAGGACTTTTTTCAGTATGTATTGGTGTTTTTCTGTGTTTCATATTTTGATATTATCTAGTGATAACTTTTTATGAGCATTAATTATGAATATCATTTgtctcctctctctctcaaacCAAAACAATCGGGGCAAGGAACTCTTGCCTTTGAAACAATGTAAGACAAACCAAATTTCTCCACGGAGTAGTCaagaatttaaggttttgtttagctgtggaaaatagtttttggtttccattttcaattttcaaatagtTATAAAAATGACATGGTTGAGGTCTTGTTTTCCATTTTCCAACATTTATATGGAGAACTtgtaaattaaaaagaaaaagttcTTTAAGTTTCTcataaaaatgttagaaaaatttaaaacaatgTGACATTTTTTGTAATTGTCTACAAAattggaaatgaaaaatgaaaaatgttttttgCAAGTAAACAGGTCCTAAGTAATCATGGAAAGATAATGTCTTCTACCATAGTTAAGCCGTTATTTTTCTGCTgtcaaaattcaatttttgagGGCTTATTCTTGGTGGATATTTTATTAAGCTCATCCTTGTGAGTGATGATTTAATGACATGTTTGCCCCTGGGGTAATCTTCTTTGTCCTCATCtagttgatattttttttttggtattcatGCTTATTGGGTCTCCATTCTAGACATACAtgccacatacatacacacttgCATGCATCAATAAAAATTGGCCTTTCTACTAAGAGAATGCCGTTcctagaaatcaactcatattacaACATTCATTTCACATAAACATGTATTACAATTTTCTGGgcaaatctaacttgagattcACACAATAAAAAATGATTAAGCCTCTACTAAAAAGGCACAAAAGTCGTAGCTTTTTCCTTTTGTACAAATATGTAAGCTCCCCTGTCTAATGTGTTGGCCTTcttgggatttggtattttaaacTGAGCCTTAAGGCATCTTGGTGTGCCTTGTCTCGAGGTGAGCCTTTTAAGACATTGGTTAAAAGtgttattttttgaaatgttAAATTTATGCTTATTTTCCAGGGATCTCTCTTGGGGTGGCTTGGCTTGCCGAGTTTTAAACTTGACATCATCGCACATACAGAAGCTCAACATGGTGGGCAGGTTTATGCAGTTACACACCCTTAATCTGGATTTTTGTACTTCGCTAACTAGTTTGCAGAAGGATTGTTTTGCTTGCATGCCAAATCTGATGTGTCTCTCTATGTGTGAGACACGAGTTGCTAATCTATGGACGACTAGTGCTGCGCTGTCAAAGCTCCCTTCTTTGGTGGAACTCCGCTTCCAGAATTGTTTGTGCTGCAGTGACACTGGGCCATGTCCTAAGTTATCCAGTGAGAAAACTGACATTCTTTTGCATGAGCGAACTGGTTTGGGTCagttgaaaaaaaaattctactCTGATACTCCACCTGTTGATAGTAGGAAAGTTAGAGTCCAAGATTTTGGCACAGATGAGGCAGTCAGGAGCTTTGTATCTAATGATGATTCACTTATGGTTCATGATGTCCAAACTGCAGCTTGTAATATATCAGAAAATTGTGAAGCTAGATTGTCAAGTCACCTGCAAAGAATAAGCTTGTTAGAACTTTCATCTGGTGCCCTTTCTGCCTTTGATGGACATTCTCCTCTCCAAAATGAGGTAATAAGGAAGTTACACTTGTGAACTTTGCTATGAGATTATATGATTGGAATGCTTTTATTTGGTGTTTGATTGTTGATGAATGATTCTCTAGTTTCTCTAACAGGTTTCTTTTGACAAATTGCATGTTCGTGATGAAGATGAGTCTATTGTGAGTGCTCTTAACTTAGGCACAGAAAATACCCCTACTGCTTTGAAGAAGTATATTTCGCACCATCCTTCACCCATATGCTTTGAGAAGCATTATAGAGAGTATATGGTCGCTTCGTTGCCTCGTTTGGAAGTTCTAGATAATTTACCAATAAGAAAGACTGACAGAGAGATGGCCAAGGTTATCTTCTCCAAATATTTTGAGTACTTACCATATAAACATCAGCACAAGGAGAGTGTTGTCAGTGCTTTGTTGAAACGTGAAATGGGGACAGCTAGTATTCATTGGAAAAAATCATCCACGGAAAAGTGTCCATCTTTTCATAGAAAGGGTCAACATTATTTCTCCCGGTCTCTTTGTGCTGCCAAAGTTGGGTCTTCTGCATGGCCGCTCATGTGTCCAGTGTCTAACATTTGccaattttccaaagaagaaaGTAAGATAATTCGTCCAAGGCAGTTTGAATATCATCCATCAAACTCCAGTCTTATGGCTTTTGGAACTTTGGATGGTGAAGTAGTTGTTTTGAACCATGAGAATGGTAACCTTGTTGGTTATGTCCCATCCACAGGAGTAACGAACAGTGTTTTGGGGCTCTGTTGGCTGCGGAAGTACCCATCCAAGGTATGCAATAACTGTATGTTGTTGCTGTCTATATAAAATTACATTTGTTTTGAGTCATCATCTCTTGCAAGAGTACCCTTAATTTGTTCTATTGGCAATAGTGGAACACATTTTTTTATAAGAGCTACTACTTCGGCTATTCACATCTTCTAGTAAGATCATCAAATATTCCCCAAGGATGGCCACGGCTCCATCCATGCTTGTGCATGCACATAGTGCAATGTGACACTTTGGGGGCACATTTTGCAATTGGTGCAAGGCACCATTGATGCACAATTATTGATGCAGATGGATCATAAGGAGGACTAGCATTTGGCTCACAAATTTCAGGCAGGACCCCCACCAAATAAATTTGCAGGCCAAGCCAGGACCCGAATTTCAAAATCAACATTTGACAAGCTTATTTTAAGCCATGTTCATTTAAGCTTACTTTAAGCCATGTTCATGTTTCTCTTGCTGCTAACTAAATCTAAATAATGAGGTTTCCATAACCTCACAAGCGCACCCAAGGGAAGTGAATTTGGATGAAAATATTAAGAGAGTATGATTTTAGCTCTCCAATGGCTAAGTTTTGAAGCTGCATTTATTACAGATTTGTAACAATTCATGAATTCTAACCAGCCTGCATCCCATGCAGATGCATAGAAGGTTATAAAATGGTACTGATCTGATGGTAATACATGGCCATTTCTTTGCCTCAATAGTTTGTTTTTGGATATTTATGACAATTGCAACACCAGTGCGTATATTGTGTTTGTTAATGTTATAGACAATTACTTTCATACAGCATGTTTTGGTCCTTGCTCCTGTGGTGATTGTTGATTTCTTTGGTGTTGAATAACCAGCTACTTGCAGGTTCTGATAATGGTTCCTTGAAATTGTATGACATTAATGGCATGCTGCGAAAAGTTGCAGATGTCTATTGCAGTTCCAGCACAGCTACATTTGATGATTTTGAGCAGCTGACTTCTGTTCACGTCAATTCAATGGATGATCAATTTCTTGCAAGTGGGTACTCAAAACATGTTGCTCTTTATGACATTGGTACTGGGCGACGCCTACAATTGTTTACTGATTTGCATCGAGAACCCATTAATGTTGCTAAATTTGCACACCATTCCCCCTCCATATTTGCCACTTCATCATTCGACCATGATGTCAAGATGTGGGACTTGAGACAGAAACCAGTAAGGCCTTGCTATACGGCTTCAAGCTCAAGAGGAAATGTGATGGTTTGCTTTTCACCTGACGACCTCTATCTGCTTGTGTCAGCAGTTGACAATGAGGTACCCATATTTAAGAATTGATATTCAATATTTTCTATACTGTAGATCATAATTTAATGCTTACATAAGTCTTGATTTCTCGGTGTAAGGGTGCCAACTGAAAAATCTGGCCAAAAAGTTTTAATTATTAGTCCAAATAGGTCAATGGTTGACCAGAAGACCTTAGATATGAGGATTTTCTGTTCTCTTGAAAGCTGTAGTATCTCTGCTTTGCAACCTCTGGTTTGCCATCTATATGTAGCAATAATGAACTGTGGTGCTTCTTTGATGGGTACAAGATTGAGCCTAACTCTTTAAGAGTTGTCAGGTTAAGCAACTTTTGGCAGTAGATGGGAGGCTTCATATGAATTTTGAGATCACATCTACAGGAAGTGCTCATAATTATACACGTTCTTATTACATAAATGGAAGGGACTATGTCATTAGTGGGAGTTCTGAGGAGCATGTAGTTCACATTTGCTGTGCTCAAACTGGAAGGCGGCTTAGGGATGTTGATTTGGAGGTATGTGCAATGACATATGCCAATATCTCTTAAGAAAGCACCTATGGGATATTCATTCTGCTTTTGTTCGACTCTTTTATGACTGAAAGCATTAAAGACGTTAGATGCATCTTGTTCCTTACAGGATAGGGGCTCAGGAAGTTCTATGTTTGTGCAGTCCTTGAGGGGTGATCCTTTTAGGGTGAGTTCTTGCTGCGGATACAATTGCACAATTAGATTTGCTTTATAATTTTGAAGTTCTCTTCAAAGATCTATCATAATACCCCAAGACTTTCCTAATTAAATACTATACATATTTTCTATGTCATGAAATTTGTGCCTTTAATATCTTCTTAAGTTTCCTGCTCTTCTTGAAAATTTAAGCTAGTTTGGCTCATGTCACCAAGCACATGAAAAAAACTAGATGACAGATGAACAGTTTCCCCAGAATCCCCATTTCTTTCTTGGTTTTTTCTTAGACCCCATTTGGAACTcagaaaatattagggaaaggaaaagaaaatatgaagcaatccatattttcatatttggttattaaggaaagtgagaaagaaaataaaattataccaattttatgaacaaaaatttgattttacacatcattgatatttaattaagaaaaattaaatgtgagTGATGTATAAAACCAAATTTATGTTCGTTGatttgacattatttatttattttttaattttcttgataATTAAACATAAGAAATTGGATTCctttatgttttcttttctttttcctcaaTAGTTTTCAAATTTCAAGCAGGGCCTTGGTAAACATACCTACTGTTTAGAAATATTATTTTCTGTCCATGTGGGGAAAATGTAATGGCATATTTACAAATGTACTTTGAAACCAGGACTTTCACATGAGTGTCTTAGCAGCTTATAGGCGCCCTGGCTCGAAGTGGGAGATCATCAAGGTAACTTTCGTGCAGATGCTTTCTTCATATTGATGATTGTATGGAAGTTCACTTGGGATAGCTAAATGAAGTTCTTGTGCAGGTCAATTTGCTTGAATCCAACCACAATGCTAAAGAGAATTTTTGTAGCAATCAATTTTGCCCATCCTATGGGCTCGGAGGTTGACAAATGTACATATCTATATGAATGCATGCACGCGTATGTCTATATCTATGTATTTCCTTAATCTGTAATAATGCCATCTTGTGTAGTCTGCACTCTGTACTTGTCTTTGGATTCTCCCATTGACATCTCGAGTTTCTTGTCTCGTTGGTTGGGTTCTTGAGTTGCAAGCTGCCCGGTGGACGTTGGTGTTCTTGATGCCATGCTCCTTTTGAGTTATGGTTGTTATGCTGGCAGCTTGAGTTCCTGGAGGTAAACTTGTGAAAATTTGGGCAAGAGTTGGTTAAATGGTTTGGTCCTCTGTGGCTCGTGCAATTTTTTTTGGTCAATCGGAAATCCATATTGAGTTTGGGTCATACAACGGGAAGGAACTCATCTCTTATTTTGGGTCTTCTCTTGCCTTTCTCATTAAGAAATAGAGGGAGCACTATAAACAAAAATTAGCTTCCATTTGGTATTATCTAACTAATAAGTACTTGTGTTATTTACCATTAATAGAAGTACATAAAAGTACTTAAGCTTAAAttttaatagtaaaaatactTAAAATCTAAAGTAAATATAAAAGTATCTTCAAAAGTATCTTTGATATGGTAATGGTCACTCATAACaagttatatatatgtaatattatattagtatattttATGGCAATACCCAATGCCAGAGGCTCCCGTGCCATTGGGAAATTTGGGAGACCATAATGGATGCTAGGAATGGCTAAAGCATAGTTCAGTTAAGCAAAACATGGTTCCTGAATTGTTAATCGAAACAAAGTTTCAATTCATTAGAAAATGTAAATTCAAATTGAGCTACTTAAAACAGTTAATTGaaatttgattaatcaatttcTAGGTTAATATCTAATGGTTAATCGAATTGAATagttaaatcaatttaaaatttagaaaagtcactattaataatattttttctttctttcattctagtcaatatgtaatttaaaatacTCATCATTAAAATTTAAGTATCAATATTAGGGCAATACAACTATTTCAATTTAAATTCTTAAAATGTCATAtaatatgcattttttttatatatttataatgtaTCGGTTTGATTTGAATGAGCTGGACCAAAATCGAActaataaccaaaaaaaattacaatttccAAACCATTCAAACAGGAATAAAATTTACGTTTGAAAATTCGGATAAAAGCCTaaagatgaaaactttattacCTAACTTGAGCACGCAATTCTAAAAACCTCAATAAaacaccaataaaaaaaaaactaaactttaacaCAATCAATAACTTAAGTGACGACCAACAAAAGAAACAAACTTGACTCTTTAACAACTTGAACAATAAACTAAAATACAATAAAAACTCAGGCTTTAAATAAATTGAACTTAAGATAAATAGAATCCAACAAGATTTAAATCTTAAAGAAGATTTTTTAAGAGATCAACAGGAACTTTAACAACAAAAAATAGCCCAACCGAAGTTAACtctaataatgatattaaataagaagagaaaaaagataaattgactttaataataataacccaatagaaatttaaaagttcaagactttaattaaaattcaactaaaaattaacaataatTAACCAAGTATTtaaatgtaagaaaaaaaaaaaaaaactagagaacaagagaagaaggagagagagagagagatgctcaGGTTTAGGTAGCAAAGCTGCTGTTGCAGTAGTTGCTCGGGTTCCCCTTGTGCATCCCCTACTGCTTCCTCCCAAAAGCCAAAAGAAACTCGATTTTTTTCccgatttatttatttttaaatatatattaaataataccctattagGAAGTATTTCTCAGAATGACTTTGATGTAGTCTCGCTgtt
It encodes the following:
- the LOC131155325 gene encoding protein DWD HYPERSENSITIVE TO UV-B 1-like, which gives rise to MSLDISTLEARYLESCERNEVAPNVAVLSWFNKAKIQKSHHKKCCIVVLLDHLKDADFSPLIDVFTAIDSSNTDAVDILNESPCILNEEYVMSLMRTINLKLRVVDLQDMSFGKDFFQDLSWGGLACRVLNLTSSHIQKLNMVGRFMQLHTLNLDFCTSLTSLQKDCFACMPNLMCLSMCETRVANLWTTSAALSKLPSLVELRFQNCLCCSDTGPCPKLSSEKTDILLHERTGLGQLKKKFYSDTPPVDSRKVRVQDFGTDEAVRSFVSNDDSLMVHDVQTAACNISENCEARLSSHLQRISLLELSSGALSAFDGHSPLQNEVSFDKLHVRDEDESIVSALNLGTENTPTALKKYISHHPSPICFEKHYREYMVASLPRLEVLDNLPIRKTDREMAKVIFSKYFEYLPYKHQHKESVVSALLKREMGTASIHWKKSSTEKCPSFHRKGQHYFSRSLCAAKVGSSAWPLMCPVSNICQFSKEESKIIRPRQFEYHPSNSSLMAFGTLDGEVVVLNHENGNLVGYVPSTGVTNSVLGLCWLRKYPSKLLAGSDNGSLKLYDINGMLRKVADVYCSSSTATFDDFEQLTSVHVNSMDDQFLASGYSKHVALYDIGTGRRLQLFTDLHREPINVAKFAHHSPSIFATSSFDHDVKMWDLRQKPVRPCYTASSSRGNVMVCFSPDDLYLLVSAVDNEVKQLLAVDGRLHMNFEITSTGSAHNYTRSYYINGRDYVISGSSEEHVVHICCAQTGRRLRDVDLEDRGSGSSMFVQSLRGDPFRDFHMSVLAAYRRPGSKWEIIKVNLLESNHNAKENFCSNQFCPSYGLGG